The following nucleotide sequence is from Centropristis striata isolate RG_2023a ecotype Rhode Island chromosome 7, C.striata_1.0, whole genome shotgun sequence.
AGAAATGAGGTAAATTGTTTCAGAAAAGGCTCATCACATATAACACACTTCTGTAAATGTGCTGTTGGGTTGTTTCAATAAGACATTTCAAACTTATAGCAAAATGTATATCATGTATTTCTGTCGTGCAATCAAGGGTCAACTAAAATGttggtttattcattttttaatggcttttatctttttttttcaaataacaaTTCTCTCTTTATCAAAAGACATCATTTTTATAATCTCATATCCAGTGCTGTCTGTCATATAAATATTAAGAGTGTATTTCTACATGCCGTAGTTAATATGAATTAATCGTTTAGTCAGCTTCAATTACATGCATGGTGAAACAGCTGTATAGTTAACCCAATTTAAGGATTAACCCTCAGGTCATGAGCTGTCTTTTAGGTGAGTGAAATGACTGATCAGGTGTTCATTCAGGTAATAATGGTGAGAGCTTGGTGTTAGTATGAATACTAATGTTATCCTGTTTGCATTTAGTAACTTATTGTCATCCGTCAGGTTTTCTGAAAACTGATCTGAACAAATACAAGATGTGTTTGACTGTAACAGCTCTGTCACAAGTCCCTTGTTCCCTATTAGACTCAGATTACACAACTGAGCTCATGGCATCTCATATTACCACTGCAAAACAAGCCTGATGACGTGTGGTGCCGACACAAAGGCGACAAGCGAGAAGCGTTGACTCGCATTGATCTACAGTATGTGTGGCCTTGATCTCGAAGCACTAATGAGCACTAACTGACAGATTATCTTTAAGggactgaaataaataataccATCAGACACGCCCTCTTCTGGAATCCACAAGGAAAAAGGAAGAGAGGCCGGCCAAGAAACAGTTGGCGGTGTGACCTGGAGGCAGATGTGAGGAGATCTGGCCATACATGGGGAGAGCTCGAGAAATTGGCCCAGGACTGAGACAACTGGAGAGCCTTTGTTCGTGGCCTATGCCCAAAGTTGAGCGGTAGCTGTAATATTGAAATAAAGGAGTGTACTTATTCAGCTGAGCATGAGTCCTGTAAGCTCTTGCGTTTCCATGGAAAcatccccctcccctccctcatcAGATAGCATTTAAAAGCTATCAACACATCTTTCTCCGTGTCATTGTTTGTGTGAAACTCAAGGTTGCCCATTTACACAGAAACATGTGACTCATCTCCTGTGAAGGCTACCCATACAGATACATCCTGCATATCATATATCCAGAAACCTAATATGCAAGACATTAATACTCTATTCGAAGTGAATAAAATAACACTCCTCCTTTTATACACCCACAGTAAgtttattatataaattaaactGAGCATAATGAGAAATTTAGTCCAAACTGTGACAATCAACTGTTCTAAGTGCACAATGACAATATAAAATTACAAAGGTTAATGCAATGCATGCAACGAAAATTTATTTTATGAGTCACGTAGTAGTTGCCAAACATCTTCACAAAAAACTGTCCTTTctcaaacatttacatattcagtgttttatttattttttctgattcGAGCTTCTGGAGTGAAAGAGGAAAGACCCACTGCGTGTTTTTGTGTGGCTTTTAGAAGCAGTGGAGCCTGTGTTGAGGTGGAGTGTTTGTAGGTGAAGTTGCAGAGATGAGGGGGAGGCGGGGGCAGCGGACACACGATCCTCTGACCCGGCTGACTCCAGACCACTTTCCCCTCGCCTTGCTTCCCTCCTGCTGTTACTGTATCCCAGCCCTGCTGCGCTGCTGCTCTGCCTGTGGTACAAAGGAGAATTAAGGccacacaagaaacacagcaTGGCCATTCTTCATTTATAATGTTTGCAGCATTCTACTTGTgttcaaaagtatttttaaagaaatgcaaCTTACAATGGACTCTTTTGCATTTGTGTCaggtgatgttgttgtttttctaccGGTGTGCTGGGCAGAGAGACGCTCCATGCCTGCTGAGGTGAGGCTTCCTGTTGatgaaaataatattcaaattatgcatttttaacaGCCACTAAGTTCTTTCAAGTTAACAAGTTTCCATCCGTCCTACCCTGGAGGCATTATTTTGTGCTCTGTCCCTCAGTTTCACAAGGCTGGTGTGCAGGGTGGTGTTTTCCTGCTCCAGAGTTTTTATACGAATGTTATTtgcctgcagctgctgctccatATCCAACAGATAATTTCCTGTACCTTGAAAATAGGCAATCAAATACATGTAAATACTTACAGCATGACTCCAGTACTCACAAAATAAGCAGTTGAGGAATACAAGATTCATATATTAAGTAATGCATGTAGGTTTCTGCAAACACCAACGGAAAAGTAGCTACCTGGTGCGCTAGCCCTTGTGCCTGAGCGACATTTTAGctctttgatttttaatgtttagATCACTTTGGCTGTGTTAATGCACATGGCAAGGGTATGcctatgactttttattttatttgtaagttTAACCTCAGCTCCtttaataacataaaaacagattCTCAGAATCTTCACAACAAAAATGCCCCACCTGAAACCcattaaaaactaattttttgATCCCATAGTCCAGTGCAGCATAAAACCATCCATTCTATTATACCAGACTTTCATTAAAGGAGTTTTATGTACATACAATTAGGCGATGTCAGTC
It contains:
- the LOC131975328 gene encoding coiled-coil domain-containing protein 157-like, with product MYLIAYFQGTGNYLLDMEQQLQANNIRIKTLEQENTTLHTSLVKLRDRAQNNASREASPQQAWSVSLPSTPVEKQQHHLTQMQKSPLQSSSAAGLGYSNSRREARRGESGLESAGSEDRVSAAPASPSSLQLHLQTLHLNTGSTASKSHTKTRSGSFLFHSRSSNQKK